Proteins from one Candidatus Binatota bacterium genomic window:
- a CDS encoding acyl-CoA dehydrogenase, with protein sequence MAIDFSFPPEIEKLRERVREYIEDVVLPAEREIEESGEARDVLIGGVKKMRREARERSLWLPHMPEEYGGMGLGHVAMAAVSAEAARARFGPFALNAQAPDEGNMHTLLHWATDDQKEKYLRPLCDGRVRSCFAMTEPEVAGSDPSLIQTRAQLEGDQWVINGHKWFISGANRAAFAILIARTEDEPDDPRAANSAFLVDLPTDGWEEVRDIETMSGGHNHCEIRLDNLRLPREAMLGGRGDGHRLGQYRLGPARLAHCMRWLGQAEQALEMMVERAASRYAHGSYLSEKQGIQWMISDSTIELYQAKLMILHTAYLIDRGDDFKSESSMTKYFVATILGQIIDRAIQVHGALGYSTDTPLAKMSQQARWARFADGADEVHRWRIALRTLESWKRDGNLKAATGNLPL encoded by the coding sequence ATGGCCATTGATTTCAGCTTCCCACCCGAGATTGAAAAACTTCGCGAGCGCGTGCGCGAGTACATCGAAGACGTCGTCCTTCCCGCCGAGCGCGAGATAGAGGAGTCGGGCGAGGCCCGTGATGTGCTCATAGGAGGCGTCAAGAAAATGCGCCGCGAGGCCCGCGAGCGCAGCCTCTGGTTACCGCACATGCCCGAGGAATACGGCGGCATGGGCCTGGGCCACGTTGCCATGGCGGCGGTGTCGGCCGAGGCCGCGCGCGCGCGCTTCGGACCCTTTGCCTTGAATGCCCAGGCTCCCGACGAGGGCAACATGCACACCCTGCTGCACTGGGCCACCGACGACCAGAAAGAAAAATACCTGCGCCCGCTGTGCGATGGTCGCGTCCGCTCCTGTTTTGCGATGACCGAGCCCGAGGTTGCCGGCAGCGACCCCTCCCTCATCCAGACCCGCGCGCAACTGGAGGGCGACCAGTGGGTTATCAACGGACACAAGTGGTTCATCTCGGGGGCCAACCGTGCCGCCTTTGCCATTCTCATTGCCCGTACCGAGGACGAGCCCGACGACCCGCGGGCGGCAAACTCGGCCTTTCTCGTTGACCTGCCGACCGACGGCTGGGAAGAAGTGCGCGACATCGAGACCATGTCGGGCGGCCACAACCACTGCGAAATACGATTGGACAACCTCCGCCTGCCCCGCGAAGCCATGCTCGGTGGCCGCGGCGACGGACACCGGCTGGGACAGTACCGCCTGGGGCCGGCACGACTGGCGCACTGCATGCGCTGGCTGGGGCAAGCCGAACAAGCGCTCGAGATGATGGTGGAACGCGCGGCAAGCCGCTACGCCCACGGCAGCTACCTGTCCGAAAAGCAGGGCATACAGTGGATGATTTCTGACTCCACCATCGAGCTCTACCAGGCCAAGCTCATGATCCTGCACACCGCCTACCTCATTGACCGCGGCGACGATTTCAAGAGCGAGTCGTCGATGACCAAGTACTTCGTGGCCACGATACTGGGACAGATCATCGACCGCGCCATACAGGTACACGGAGCGCTGGGCTACTCGACAGACACACCGCTGGCGAAAATGTCGCAACAGGCACGCTGGGCTCGTTTTGCCGACGGCGCCGACGAGGTACACCGTTGGCGCATCGCACTTCGCACGCTGGAAAGCTGGAAACGCGACGGCAATCTCAAGGCAGCCACCGGCAACCTGCCACTGTAG
- a CDS encoding acyl-CoA synthetase, which yields MEFSFAQVFDTLASAMPDRELLVWRDRRLTYSQVHERSRRLAGYLHSRGLGCRIERDGLAGHESGQDHVGLYLYNGNEYLEGMLGCWYTRAASLNVNYRYVEEELQYLFENSGARAIIFNSVFAPQVAAVREKLPKVELLIQVADDSGNELLAGAVDYEEVLASAPALPDSVEPSPDDLYVLYTGGTTGMPKGVLWRSADVFIAAMGGRGIDGVELESNDALFKQAADSAPFSAVVGPPLMHGAAQWASFLMMCMGATLVIPEVVEKLDPADFLSTLVREKCVSFSMVGDAFARPLIDEMKRGDYDLSGLMIIGSGGAPLSTDNKEALLELVPHATIMDSIGSSETGMQGSNPSNRDSGVTTGDFLPAPGSCVVSEDLSRLLKPGDDETGWFAQTGRVPLGYLDDAEKTARTFPVIDGVRYSVPGDRARWREGGIIDVLGRDSVTINSGGEKIFAEEVEAALKHHADVYDTVVAGRPSDRWGQEVVAVVHLRDGATAGEAELLAEAALHVARYKLPKAFVFREEIQRSPSGKADYRWAREQVE from the coding sequence ATGGAATTTTCGTTTGCACAGGTTTTTGACACCCTTGCTTCAGCCATGCCCGATCGCGAGCTACTGGTCTGGCGCGATCGCCGGCTGACTTACTCGCAGGTCCACGAGCGTTCGCGACGACTGGCAGGCTACCTGCACTCGCGCGGGCTGGGCTGCCGCATTGAGCGCGATGGACTGGCCGGCCACGAGTCGGGGCAGGACCACGTGGGCCTGTATCTCTATAACGGCAACGAGTATCTCGAGGGGATGCTCGGCTGCTGGTACACGCGGGCGGCTTCGCTCAACGTCAACTACCGCTACGTCGAGGAAGAGCTACAGTACCTGTTTGAAAACAGCGGCGCACGCGCGATCATATTCAACTCCGTGTTCGCGCCGCAGGTGGCCGCCGTCCGCGAAAAACTGCCCAAAGTCGAGCTGCTCATCCAGGTCGCCGATGATTCGGGCAACGAGTTGCTTGCAGGGGCGGTGGACTATGAAGAGGTGCTGGCCTCGGCACCGGCCTTGCCCGATTCGGTGGAGCCTTCTCCCGATGATCTCTACGTGCTCTACACGGGAGGTACTACGGGGATGCCCAAGGGCGTGCTGTGGCGGTCGGCCGATGTTTTTATCGCTGCCATGGGCGGTCGCGGTATCGATGGCGTTGAACTCGAATCGAACGACGCGTTGTTCAAACAGGCCGCCGACTCGGCTCCTTTTTCGGCTGTTGTCGGGCCGCCGCTCATGCACGGAGCCGCCCAGTGGGCGAGTTTTTTGATGATGTGCATGGGCGCCACCCTGGTCATTCCCGAAGTAGTAGAGAAGCTCGACCCGGCTGATTTTCTCTCGACCCTTGTGCGCGAAAAATGCGTATCGTTCTCCATGGTGGGCGACGCGTTTGCGCGTCCGCTGATCGATGAGATGAAGCGCGGCGACTACGACCTCTCCGGGTTGATGATCATCGGCTCGGGCGGGGCTCCGCTTTCGACCGACAACAAGGAGGCGCTGCTCGAGCTGGTGCCGCACGCAACCATAATGGACTCTATCGGTTCATCAGAGACCGGCATGCAGGGGAGCAACCCCAGCAATCGCGACAGTGGCGTGACGACGGGCGATTTTCTACCCGCGCCGGGTTCCTGCGTCGTGTCAGAAGACCTGTCACGCTTGCTCAAGCCGGGTGACGACGAAACCGGCTGGTTTGCCCAGACCGGGCGGGTGCCGTTGGGGTACCTCGACGACGCTGAAAAGACCGCGCGTACTTTTCCGGTCATAGACGGCGTGCGTTACTCGGTGCCGGGCGACCGCGCGCGTTGGCGCGAGGGTGGGATCATCGACGTACTCGGGCGAGATTCGGTGACTATCAATTCGGGTGGTGAAAAAATCTTTGCCGAGGAGGTCGAAGCCGCGCTCAAGCACCACGCGGACGTTTACGACACCGTGGTGGCCGGCCGTCCCAGTGACCGTTGGGGCCAGGAGGTGGTGGCTGTCGTCCACCTGCGCGACGGCGCAACCGCGGGCGAAGCAGAACTCCTGGCGGAAGCCGCCCTGCACGTGGCGCGCTACAAGCTGCCCAAGGCCTTCGTGTTTCGCGAAGAGATCCAGCGCAGCCCCAGTGGTAAGGCCGACTATCGCTGGGCCCGCGAACAGGTCGAATAG
- a CDS encoding SDR family oxidoreductase, which yields MANATANYDYSGTRVLVTGGSNGIGLGIARAFADADASVVITGTRAAAADYDNDLSSFDYRQLDVRDRAQIVTVAESLDRLDVLCNNAGASLPGGRDEYDPEVFEEAVSINLFSAFHLASACREMLAASPLAAALLADQGSSTQARSAAGASVINTASLTSFFGVAVVPGYGAAKAGLAQLGKTLAIAWAPQGIRVNAIAAGMIETRMTAIVKETPEMNEPVLARTPLERWGRPDDVAGAALFLASSQASFVTGSTLVVDGGYSVMG from the coding sequence GTGGCCAACGCGACAGCCAACTACGACTACAGCGGAACCCGGGTGCTGGTAACGGGCGGCAGCAACGGTATTGGCCTGGGTATCGCCCGCGCATTTGCCGACGCCGACGCGTCGGTGGTGATAACCGGCACCCGCGCCGCGGCCGCCGATTATGACAACGACCTGTCGAGCTTTGACTACAGGCAACTCGACGTACGCGATCGCGCCCAGATTGTAACGGTAGCCGAGAGCCTCGACCGTCTCGATGTGCTCTGCAACAACGCGGGCGCGAGCCTGCCCGGGGGCCGCGACGAGTACGACCCCGAGGTCTTCGAAGAAGCCGTAAGCATAAACTTGTTCTCGGCCTTCCACCTGGCCTCGGCCTGCCGCGAAATGTTGGCCGCCAGCCCCCTGGCCGCCGCCCTGCTGGCTGACCAGGGCTCCAGCACCCAGGCTCGATCGGCCGCCGGCGCGAGCGTCATCAACACCGCCTCGTTGACGTCGTTTTTCGGCGTGGCCGTGGTGCCGGGCTACGGCGCCGCCAAGGCCGGGCTGGCCCAACTGGGCAAGACCCTGGCCATCGCCTGGGCGCCGCAGGGCATACGCGTAAACGCCATCGCCGCGGGCATGATAGAGACCCGCATGACGGCGATCGTGAAAGAAACCCCCGAGATGAACGAGCCGGTTCTCGCGCGCACTCCACTCGAGCGCTGGGGCCGCCCCGACGACGTGGCCGGCGCCGCGCTGTTCCTGGCCAGCAGCCAGGCCTCGTTCGTGACCGGCAGCACGCTGGTCGTGGACGGTGGCTACTCGGTGATGGGATGA
- a CDS encoding acyl-CoA dehydrogenase translates to MNFGFSEEQEQFREIVRRFAGQRWSLEGVSTLAGADDGEVYDRKAWQQASAELGLAGLLVPERLGGAGFGYLEMGIALEELGRQLAGGPLWTSACLATGLLLELADEDAQSELLPPLAAGKQLATVDVAGYLAVADGKLPTLKARPGEAGGWQIDGSCAHVPFAAQSDLLLLWADHEGDAVLFAVASDARGLTIKQTSSLDLTRSVGDLALSAVPARHLAVASGQESTARALNRARAAMTAEQVGAAGACQEQAIAWAKERMQFSRTIGSFQAVKHRLADGRLYLELARSAAYWAWWAADEDAAELVEAAPMARSMCCDAFARTAADLIHLHGGMGFTWEHSAHHYYRRARSQSVLLGDAQQERQRLADSLLAG, encoded by the coding sequence ATGAACTTCGGTTTCAGCGAAGAGCAGGAGCAGTTCCGCGAGATCGTACGACGCTTTGCCGGGCAGCGTTGGTCGCTCGAAGGAGTGAGCACACTGGCGGGTGCAGACGACGGCGAAGTCTACGACAGAAAGGCCTGGCAACAGGCGAGCGCCGAGCTGGGTCTTGCAGGGCTGCTCGTGCCCGAGCGACTCGGCGGCGCGGGTTTCGGCTATCTCGAAATGGGCATCGCGCTCGAAGAACTCGGCCGGCAACTGGCGGGCGGTCCGCTCTGGACCTCGGCCTGCCTGGCAACGGGCTTGCTGCTGGAGCTGGCCGACGAAGACGCCCAGTCCGAGCTGCTGCCACCCTTGGCGGCGGGTAAACAGCTGGCCACGGTCGATGTGGCGGGTTACCTGGCGGTGGCCGACGGTAAACTGCCGACGCTCAAGGCTCGGCCGGGCGAGGCCGGTGGCTGGCAGATCGACGGCAGCTGCGCGCACGTTCCCTTCGCGGCCCAATCCGACCTGCTGTTGCTGTGGGCCGATCACGAAGGCGACGCCGTTTTGTTTGCAGTCGCGTCAGACGCCCGGGGCTTGACGATCAAGCAGACCAGCAGCCTTGACCTGACCCGCTCGGTGGGTGACCTGGCCTTGTCTGCTGTTCCCGCGCGGCACCTGGCCGTGGCCAGTGGCCAGGAGTCAACCGCGCGGGCGCTCAACCGCGCGCGCGCGGCGATGACCGCCGAGCAGGTCGGCGCAGCCGGGGCGTGCCAGGAGCAGGCCATCGCCTGGGCCAAGGAGCGCATGCAGTTTTCGCGCACCATCGGCAGCTTCCAGGCGGTAAAGCATAGACTGGCCGATGGCCGCCTGTACCTGGAGCTCGCCCGCTCGGCGGCCTACTGGGCATGGTGGGCTGCCGACGAGGATGCCGCCGAACTTGTCGAGGCCGCGCCCATGGCCAGGTCGATGTGCTGCGATGCTTTTGCGCGAACGGCTGCTGATCTCATCCACCTGCACGGTGGGATGGGCTTTACCTGGGAGCATTCTGCTCACCACTACTACAGGCGCGCTCGTTCCCAGTCGGTGCTGCTCGGCGACGCTCAGCAGGAACGGCAACGCCTGGCCGACAGCCTACTGGCCGGGTAA
- a CDS encoding acyl-CoA dehydrogenase, with translation MFPFLALGNRTCSSRAMDFNDSPLEAAFRADASAFLAENAAAQEGANTGPDADHEAVVAASRRWQRLLADAGWGAIMWPQQYGGRGLGPIEQVVWNEELARVGITETSLMGGIAMAGPTIIAYGNDEQKSRFLEPTLRGELMWCQLFSEPSAGSDLAGLRTRAERDGDQWVINGQKVWSTFADHADWGFIIARTDPSLPKRKGLSYFLVDMKTPGIEVRPLRDMSGGAHFNEVFLDDVRVPDSNRLGEQGQGWPIARTTLLHERMSIGSASRMFSFDEVLAHLRENIPAPDQLLRDRLAGLYAWSRSLELLNARVNTKLGRGQDPTAEASVMKLAIAEIFEQAADVMMRAEGRAALTGEGEAQHRFYFAPGLRIGGGTDEVQRNIIAEQVLGLPREEDPWADTPFEDLPAGS, from the coding sequence ATGTTCCCCTTTTTGGCGTTGGGAAATAGAACGTGTTCTAGTCGGGCGATGGACTTCAATGACAGCCCGCTGGAGGCGGCATTTCGGGCCGATGCGAGTGCTTTCCTGGCTGAAAACGCTGCCGCCCAGGAGGGTGCCAACACCGGCCCCGACGCCGACCACGAGGCAGTGGTGGCCGCATCAAGGCGCTGGCAGCGCCTGCTGGCCGACGCTGGCTGGGGCGCGATCATGTGGCCCCAACAGTACGGCGGCCGCGGCCTGGGCCCCATTGAGCAGGTGGTGTGGAACGAGGAGCTCGCGCGCGTTGGCATCACCGAAACATCGCTGATGGGCGGCATAGCGATGGCCGGACCCACCATTATTGCTTACGGCAACGACGAGCAGAAAAGCCGTTTTCTCGAACCGACACTCAGGGGCGAGCTCATGTGGTGCCAGCTCTTCAGCGAACCCTCCGCGGGCAGTGACCTGGCCGGCCTGCGTACCCGTGCAGAGCGCGACGGGGACCAGTGGGTCATCAACGGTCAGAAAGTATGGTCGACCTTTGCCGACCACGCCGACTGGGGATTCATTATTGCGCGTACCGACCCCTCGCTGCCCAAGCGCAAGGGCCTCAGCTATTTTCTCGTCGACATGAAAACGCCCGGCATAGAGGTACGCCCTTTGCGCGACATGAGCGGTGGCGCTCACTTCAACGAAGTTTTTCTCGACGACGTGCGCGTACCCGATTCCAACCGCCTGGGCGAACAGGGGCAGGGCTGGCCGATAGCCCGTACCACGCTGTTGCACGAGCGCATGTCGATAGGCTCGGCCTCGCGCATGTTCAGCTTTGACGAGGTGCTGGCCCATTTGCGCGAGAATATTCCCGCGCCCGACCAGTTGTTGCGCGACCGCCTCGCGGGGCTCTACGCGTGGTCGCGCAGTCTCGAGCTGCTCAACGCGCGCGTAAACACCAAGCTCGGCCGCGGCCAAGATCCCACGGCCGAGGCGTCGGTCATGAAACTGGCGATCGCCGAAATTTTTGAACAAGCGGCCGACGTCATGATGCGAGCCGAGGGCAGGGCGGCGCTCACGGGCGAGGGCGAAGCCCAGCACCGTTTTTATTTTGCCCCTGGCCTGCGTATTGGCGGCGGCACCGACGAAGTGCAGCGCAACATAATCGCCGAGCAGGTGCTCGGCCTGCCGCGCGAAGAAGACCCGTGGGCCGACACACCCTTCGAGGATCTACCGGCCGGATCATGA
- a CDS encoding sulfotransferase has protein sequence MSDEIRISDLSQPQLDDTQRAAMAWADNLDIELTIDSILGQARETTGLVDLGPEDFIERLGLLCDEWSTDHELTALGRLTLRNKLLQHATSRLLIQDCWTRHPEILDTAIERPIIVVGLPRSGTTHLLNTLAADPRLRSLPLWESYEPLPLPGEPSTGDENDPRWFRCEKAWEGMQAVTPHLAAMHPMNPDHVHEELELMGPDFASYNYEWLAHSPRWRDHYLGHDQQPHYDYMKNVLRLLAWRDQQAGLASGKQASGDPAQRWVLKCPQHLEQLPALTRTFPDATVVVTHRDPVAVIQSTVTMLAYGQRVSRRRVLVDELLEYWTARVEQLLAACVRDRGLLAPAHSMDLHFSDFMADEEGSIAAVYQLAGLELDADTLEAIADYRRRHPRDRGGRVLYDLAGDFGTDPDELRKRFDFYSSRFPVETIAGE, from the coding sequence ATGAGCGACGAGATCCGCATATCCGACCTCTCGCAGCCCCAACTCGACGACACCCAGCGCGCTGCTATGGCCTGGGCCGACAACCTGGACATAGAGCTGACGATTGACTCGATACTGGGCCAGGCCCGCGAAACCACCGGTCTCGTCGATTTAGGACCAGAAGATTTCATCGAGCGACTGGGCTTGCTCTGCGACGAGTGGAGTACTGACCACGAGCTCACCGCGCTCGGCCGCCTCACGCTGCGCAACAAGCTGCTGCAACACGCCACCAGTCGCCTCCTGATACAGGATTGCTGGACACGGCACCCCGAGATTCTCGACACAGCCATTGAACGGCCGATCATAGTGGTGGGCCTGCCCAGGTCGGGCACCACCCACCTGCTCAACACCCTGGCTGCCGACCCACGCCTGCGCTCGCTGCCACTTTGGGAATCCTACGAACCGCTTCCGCTTCCGGGTGAGCCCTCCACCGGGGACGAGAACGACCCGCGCTGGTTCCGTTGCGAGAAAGCCTGGGAAGGAATGCAGGCCGTGACTCCCCACCTCGCGGCCATGCACCCGATGAACCCCGACCACGTGCACGAAGAACTCGAACTCATGGGCCCCGACTTCGCCTCGTACAACTACGAGTGGTTGGCTCACTCACCGCGCTGGCGCGACCACTACCTGGGGCATGATCAGCAACCCCACTATGACTACATGAAGAACGTGCTCAGGCTGCTGGCCTGGCGCGACCAACAGGCTGGTCTCGCGAGCGGCAAGCAGGCTAGCGGCGACCCAGCGCAGCGCTGGGTACTCAAGTGTCCCCAGCACCTTGAACAGTTGCCCGCGCTCACGCGGACCTTTCCAGACGCGACGGTCGTCGTGACCCACCGCGACCCGGTGGCGGTAATACAATCAACCGTGACCATGCTGGCCTACGGGCAGAGAGTCAGCCGGCGCCGCGTGCTCGTAGACGAACTGCTGGAGTACTGGACAGCGCGGGTGGAGCAACTGCTCGCGGCCTGCGTGCGCGACCGGGGACTGCTCGCACCCGCGCACAGCATGGACCTGCATTTTTCTGATTTCATGGCCGACGAGGAGGGCTCTATAGCCGCGGTATACCAACTGGCGGGCCTTGAGCTCGACGCCGACACGCTGGAGGCCATAGCCGATTACCGCCGTCGGCACCCGCGCGACCGCGGTGGACGCGTTCTCTACGACCTGGCCGGCGACTTTGGCACCGACCCCGACGAGCTACGCAAGCGTTTTGATTTCTACAGCTCGCGCTTCCCTGTAGAAACTATCGCGGGAGAGTAG
- a CDS encoding YbhB/YbcL family Raf kinase inhibitor-like protein produces MKIHSDSFNDGQPLPPEFAAGVPGDDGPVPGPNRSPHLAWSELPVGTQSMAIVCHDRDAPTRPDLVNRSDATVPYDIPRVDFDHWVLVDIPASMGELAVATDGEGFTARGKQPGPTAHGCRGINDFTNWFADDEDMSGDYGGYDGPWPPFNDERLHHYVFTVYALDIQKLELGSRFTGGDAINAMEGHVLDLASIVATYSLHPDPQD; encoded by the coding sequence ATGAAGATTCACAGCGATTCATTCAACGACGGACAGCCCCTGCCCCCCGAGTTTGCCGCGGGTGTGCCCGGCGACGATGGACCGGTGCCCGGCCCGAATCGCAGCCCCCACCTGGCCTGGAGCGAGCTGCCGGTGGGCACTCAATCGATGGCCATCGTCTGTCATGACCGCGACGCACCCACGCGCCCCGACCTCGTGAACCGCAGCGACGCGACGGTACCCTACGACATCCCGCGTGTTGATTTTGATCACTGGGTGCTCGTCGACATCCCCGCGTCCATGGGAGAACTTGCCGTTGCTACAGACGGCGAAGGCTTTACCGCGCGGGGCAAACAACCCGGCCCCACCGCCCACGGCTGCCGTGGCATCAATGACTTCACCAACTGGTTTGCCGACGACGAGGACATGAGCGGCGATTACGGTGGATACGACGGACCCTGGCCTCCCTTCAACGACGAACGCCTTCACCACTACGTGTTCACCGTTTATGCTTTGGACATCCAAAAGCTCGAACTGGGCAGTCGCTTCACCGGCGGCGACGCGATCAATGCCATGGAAGGGCACGTGCTGGACCTGGCCTCCATAGTGGCCACTTACTCCCTGCACCCCGACCCGCAGGATTGA
- a CDS encoding alcohol dehydrogenase: protein MASTSTSNTGSTMPAVQVHGPGVAQVDRIAVPSPGPDDVVVAVEYCGICGSDLGYIGMGSMAGGDRPMPLGHELSGVVVETGNRVSATRDGDRVVVNPMANGNTIGNGGPEGAFAPLLLVRNAEKNESSLFKLPESLGMEEGALVEPLAVGMHVARQGKAQAGDRAVIMGAGPIGLCTLLVLRHLGLENIVIVDLSAKRLAMAAQLGGTVFCPDQDDPTSLPTFLLKQHGAAELMGGPVPASELYVEATGVGSVFTQVVHQARSGARVVVAGLQKAPVAVDMVNLLMRELVITGSMAYPDEFPDVIEMLAAGQVDASALVSHRFALAEFDRALATAQDPDEAIKVLVDCRPEEN from the coding sequence GTGGCCTCCACCAGCACTAGCAACACTGGATCCACCATGCCGGCCGTGCAGGTACACGGCCCCGGTGTCGCGCAGGTCGATCGTATCGCCGTGCCCTCGCCCGGGCCCGACGACGTCGTGGTGGCCGTTGAGTACTGCGGCATCTGCGGCTCCGACCTCGGCTACATAGGCATGGGCTCCATGGCCGGTGGCGACCGCCCCATGCCGCTGGGGCACGAGCTGTCGGGCGTGGTGGTCGAAACCGGCAACAGGGTCAGCGCCACGCGCGACGGTGATCGAGTGGTCGTTAACCCCATGGCCAACGGCAATACCATTGGCAACGGTGGACCGGAGGGCGCTTTTGCTCCTCTTCTCCTGGTGCGCAATGCCGAGAAGAACGAATCCTCGCTGTTCAAACTGCCCGAGTCGCTCGGAATGGAAGAAGGCGCCCTGGTAGAACCACTGGCCGTGGGCATGCACGTTGCCAGGCAAGGCAAGGCGCAGGCGGGTGACCGGGCGGTCATCATGGGCGCCGGTCCCATAGGGCTGTGCACGCTGCTCGTGCTGCGCCACCTCGGCCTTGAGAACATAGTGATCGTGGACCTGTCAGCCAAACGCCTGGCCATGGCCGCGCAACTTGGTGGCACTGTTTTCTGCCCCGACCAGGACGACCCGACCTCGCTGCCGACCTTCCTGCTCAAGCAGCACGGTGCTGCCGAGCTCATGGGCGGCCCGGTGCCGGCCAGCGAGCTCTACGTTGAGGCCACCGGCGTGGGCAGCGTGTTTACCCAGGTGGTACACCAGGCCCGCAGCGGCGCGCGCGTTGTCGTAGCCGGCCTGCAAAAGGCGCCGGTGGCGGTCGACATGGTCAACCTGCTCATGCGCGAACTCGTTATTACCGGCTCCATGGCCTACCCGGACGAGTTTCCCGACGTGATAGAGATGCTCGCGGCCGGACAGGTCGACGCCTCTGCGCTGGTGAGCCATCGCTTTGCACTGGCCGAATTTGACCGCGCACTGGCGACGGCCCAGGACCCCGACGAGGCCATCAAGGTGCTTGTCGACTGCCGCCCGGAGGAGAACTGA